A DNA window from Stutzerimonas stutzeri contains the following coding sequences:
- a CDS encoding efflux RND transporter periplasmic adaptor subunit gives MSRITFASVALAGLTAVIGAGGGYWLASSANHGSEHAASVVGSQAQVLYWYDPMVPQQRFEKPGKSPFMDMDLVPRYANEGGDVAAISIDPGITQNLGVRLAVVSRGQMTNQVEAVGVLEYNARDVAVVQARASGFVERVYRHAPGDLLAKGAPLADLLIPEWTAAQEEYLALRRIGEPALLAAARQRLRLVGMPAVTINQLERSGKINASVTISTPIAGVLQELDVREGMTLAAGASLARMNGLDSVWLEVAVPEAQSQGIRVGQRATARLPALPGQPIEGEITAVLPQANAASRTLRVRVQLPNPGGLLRPGLTAQASLAGGEGALALLIPSEAVIRTGQRSLVMLAEPGGRYRPVEVQTGRENGSQTVILSGLDEGQQVVASGQFLLDSEASLRGIVAPPAASDTGHVHHQAQPTPALHESEGRVLALSDTRMKIAHGPFHTLGMPGMTMTFTVVDAALLQNIKVEDRVRFAVRETDEGLLVERVQTLEKQP, from the coding sequence ATGAGCCGGATTACTTTCGCAAGCGTCGCCCTGGCCGGGCTGACCGCGGTGATCGGTGCGGGCGGCGGCTACTGGCTTGCCAGCTCTGCTAATCACGGCTCCGAACACGCCGCATCCGTCGTCGGTAGCCAAGCCCAGGTGCTCTATTGGTACGACCCGATGGTGCCGCAGCAGCGTTTCGAAAAACCGGGCAAGTCACCGTTCATGGACATGGATCTGGTGCCGCGCTACGCCAACGAAGGCGGCGATGTCGCCGCCATCAGTATCGATCCCGGCATCACGCAAAATCTCGGTGTTCGCTTGGCTGTCGTCAGTCGCGGGCAGATGACGAACCAGGTAGAAGCGGTCGGTGTGCTCGAATACAACGCGCGCGATGTCGCTGTCGTTCAGGCGCGGGCCAGCGGTTTCGTTGAACGCGTGTATCGGCATGCGCCCGGTGATCTGCTAGCCAAAGGCGCACCGCTCGCCGATCTGCTGATCCCCGAGTGGACGGCCGCCCAGGAGGAATATCTGGCCCTGCGGCGAATCGGCGAGCCGGCATTGCTGGCGGCCGCACGGCAGCGGCTACGGCTGGTTGGAATGCCGGCGGTGACCATCAACCAGCTCGAGCGCAGTGGCAAAATCAACGCGTCCGTCACCATTTCCACTCCGATCGCCGGCGTACTGCAGGAGCTGGATGTTCGTGAAGGCATGACGCTTGCTGCCGGTGCTTCGCTGGCGCGGATGAATGGGCTGGACAGCGTCTGGCTGGAAGTCGCGGTGCCGGAGGCGCAAAGCCAGGGCATCCGCGTCGGCCAGCGCGCCACCGCACGGCTCCCGGCGCTACCGGGACAACCCATCGAGGGTGAGATCACCGCGGTGCTGCCGCAAGCCAATGCTGCAAGCCGCACCCTGCGTGTGCGGGTGCAGCTGCCCAATCCGGGCGGACTGCTGCGCCCTGGGCTGACGGCTCAGGCCAGCCTGGCCGGCGGAGAGGGGGCATTGGCTCTGCTGATTCCCAGCGAGGCCGTAATCCGCACGGGCCAACGCAGCCTGGTGATGCTGGCCGAGCCCGGCGGGCGTTATCGCCCGGTCGAAGTGCAGACCGGGCGGGAGAATGGCAGCCAGACCGTCATCCTCAGCGGATTGGACGAAGGGCAACAGGTGGTCGCATCCGGGCAGTTCCTGCTGGATTCGGAAGCCAGCCTGCGCGGAATCGTCGCGCCACCGGCCGCCAGTGATACGGGCCACGTACACCATCAGGCGCAGCCAACGCCCGCCTTACACGAGTCCGAAGGCCGCGTCCTGGCGCTGAGCGACACTCGAATGAAGATCGCCCATGGGCCGTTCCATACGCTCGGCATGCCGGGCATGACCATGACGTTCACGGTGGTCGATGCGGCATTGCTGCAGAACATCAAGGTGGAAGACCGGGTCCGTTTCGCCGTGAGGGAAACTGACGAGGGTTTGCTGGTCGAGCGGGTTCAGACTCTGGAGAAGCAGCCATGA
- a CDS encoding TolC family protein, with translation MISRLIGKYRPFAGVLVAAAFGLPGVASGLTLDDALSLAQQQAPSLRAEASRLHAARSEAVAAGELPDPKLLLGLQNLPIEGAERWSLDDDGMTMRMVGLMQEVPSRDKRKARTDVARATVDRANASREVETLKVYLATAQAWIATHAVERKIRLFEQLFEENRLLAEAIRARIAGGRGQLTDSVTAKQRAALLAERQDELEQQRRQARAALVRWVGNDGNQPLAGELPRWAIAPGQLAQRVAAHPQLTAYAPMTQEAQARIREAVAEKQIDWSWEVSYLKRGREYGDMVNLQFSFDLPVFQRSRQNPRIAARYAELEQLEAEREAMTREVVEQLAIELADLERLQRALERNAEVLLPLGEEKVELAMAGYRAGSSDLDEVLAARNELIETRLKHIDLQGLLAIAAARLHLAYGEAK, from the coding sequence ATGATCTCCCGATTGATAGGGAAGTATCGGCCGTTCGCTGGCGTGCTGGTTGCCGCTGCGTTTGGCTTGCCTGGTGTAGCCAGCGGCCTGACGCTCGACGATGCCCTGAGCCTTGCACAACAGCAGGCGCCTTCGCTGCGTGCCGAAGCGTCCAGGCTGCACGCCGCGCGTAGCGAGGCCGTCGCCGCTGGCGAGCTACCCGACCCGAAACTGCTGCTGGGCCTGCAGAACCTGCCCATCGAGGGCGCCGAGCGCTGGAGTCTCGATGACGATGGCATGACCATGCGCATGGTCGGCCTGATGCAAGAAGTGCCAAGCCGCGACAAGCGCAAGGCGCGCACCGATGTGGCACGAGCGACTGTCGATCGCGCGAATGCCTCGCGCGAGGTGGAAACGCTCAAGGTGTATTTGGCGACGGCCCAGGCATGGATAGCTACCCATGCCGTGGAGCGCAAAATCCGACTGTTCGAGCAGTTGTTCGAGGAGAACCGCCTGCTCGCCGAAGCGATTCGGGCCCGTATTGCCGGAGGGCGCGGGCAGCTGACCGACAGCGTCACGGCGAAGCAGCGAGCAGCGCTACTGGCCGAGCGCCAGGATGAACTGGAGCAGCAACGCCGCCAGGCCCGCGCGGCACTGGTGCGCTGGGTCGGTAACGATGGCAATCAACCCCTGGCCGGCGAGCTGCCTCGTTGGGCCATTGCCCCTGGGCAACTGGCGCAGCGGGTTGCCGCGCACCCGCAATTGACGGCCTATGCACCGATGACTCAGGAAGCGCAGGCCCGCATTCGTGAAGCGGTCGCCGAGAAGCAGATCGACTGGAGTTGGGAGGTCAGCTACCTCAAGCGCGGCCGTGAGTATGGCGACATGGTCAACCTGCAGTTCAGCTTCGACCTGCCGGTCTTCCAGCGCTCGCGGCAAAACCCACGGATCGCCGCGCGCTACGCCGAGCTCGAGCAACTGGAAGCCGAGCGCGAAGCCATGACGCGCGAAGTCGTGGAGCAGTTGGCCATCGAACTGGCGGATCTGGAACGGCTGCAGCGCGCGCTTGAGCGCAACGCTGAGGTGCTGCTGCCGCTGGGGGAGGAAAAGGTGGAGCTGGCCATGGCCGGCTATCGCGCAGGGAGCAGCGATCTGGATGAGGTGCTTGCAGCACGTAACGAGCTGATCGAAACCCGTCTTAAACACATCGACCTGCAAGGTCTGCTAGCCATCGCTGCGGCGCGCCTGCACCTCGCTTATGGAGAAGCCAAATGA
- a CDS encoding PAS domain-containing hybrid sensor histidine kinase/response regulator, whose product MPKPSDDPNQALTQLLGFGSHSARKSHYPELVARLEELEAERNRYKWLVEHAVHGIFQASLQEGIRAANPALARMLGYETPEDALWTLTDLSHHLFIGGEEELRQIRHTLGQQHGLFGYETRLRRKDGSAIYVVMNLLLKPDEEGLVEGFVADVTERKLAQLRLLQLNEELEHRVTERTCELREARDAAEAANLSKDKYLAAASHDLLQPLNAARLLISTLRERQLPQSERHLVERAHQALEGAEDLLTDLLDISKLDQAAIKPDIDIYSLADVLLPLVSEFQSVADAAGLQFKHYIPRFAIKSDFRLLTRILRNFLSNACRYTDRGSVLVGARMRAGALRIEVWDTGRGIPQEELQSIFLEFNQLGIGRSAKRSGVGLGLAIVDRIANMLDYRVLVRSHLGRGSVFSIDVPLAEMAPSQGLAAPVVVAQLGDPLPGRRLLVIDNEESILLSMAALLEQWGCTVLVASDEQGALTALGGVAPDAILADYHLDHGLTGWDVVLAVRERFNEALPVVMITADRSDECRQLLHGCGVPVLNKPVKPGKMRSVLSHLLAGNGTGGGPDAD is encoded by the coding sequence ATGCCGAAGCCCTCTGACGACCCGAATCAAGCGCTGACGCAACTGCTTGGCTTTGGCAGCCATTCGGCACGCAAGAGTCACTATCCGGAACTGGTGGCACGGCTCGAAGAACTCGAGGCAGAGCGCAATCGCTACAAATGGTTGGTCGAGCACGCGGTACACGGCATTTTTCAGGCCAGCCTGCAGGAAGGCATCCGCGCTGCCAATCCGGCGCTGGCGCGCATGCTTGGCTATGAGACACCTGAAGACGCGCTGTGGACCCTGACCGATCTGTCCCATCATCTGTTCATCGGCGGCGAGGAAGAACTGCGCCAGATTCGCCATACCCTTGGCCAGCAGCACGGACTGTTCGGCTATGAGACGCGTCTGCGTCGAAAGGACGGCAGTGCGATCTATGTGGTCATGAACCTCTTGCTCAAGCCAGACGAAGAGGGGCTGGTTGAGGGGTTCGTCGCCGACGTGACTGAACGCAAACTGGCGCAGTTGCGCCTGTTGCAGCTCAACGAAGAGTTGGAGCATCGCGTTACCGAGCGAACCTGCGAACTGCGTGAGGCTCGTGATGCAGCGGAGGCTGCCAATCTGAGCAAGGACAAGTATCTCGCGGCGGCCAGCCACGACTTGCTGCAGCCGCTGAACGCGGCGCGCCTGTTGATTTCGACCCTGCGCGAACGTCAGCTGCCTCAAAGTGAACGGCATCTGGTCGAGCGAGCGCATCAGGCATTGGAGGGCGCCGAAGATTTGCTTACCGATCTGCTCGATATTTCCAAGCTGGATCAGGCGGCCATCAAGCCGGACATAGACATCTACTCGCTGGCTGACGTCCTGCTGCCGCTGGTATCCGAGTTCCAGTCCGTGGCCGACGCCGCGGGGCTGCAGTTCAAGCACTACATCCCCCGTTTTGCCATCAAAAGCGATTTCCGTCTGCTGACGCGAATCCTGCGCAACTTTCTCAGCAATGCTTGCCGTTATACCGATCGAGGCAGCGTTCTGGTTGGCGCCCGCATGCGCGCCGGGGCCTTGCGCATCGAAGTGTGGGATACCGGGCGGGGCATCCCACAGGAGGAGCTGCAGTCGATCTTCCTCGAATTCAACCAACTGGGAATCGGCAGATCTGCAAAACGCAGCGGGGTCGGCCTGGGGCTGGCCATCGTCGACCGCATCGCCAACATGTTGGATTACCGCGTGCTGGTGCGCTCCCATCTGGGACGTGGCTCGGTGTTCAGCATCGACGTGCCGTTGGCGGAAATGGCGCCGAGCCAGGGCCTCGCCGCGCCGGTAGTCGTCGCGCAGTTAGGCGACCCACTGCCGGGACGTCGACTGTTGGTGATCGACAATGAGGAAAGCATTCTCCTGAGCATGGCCGCGCTGCTTGAGCAGTGGGGTTGCACGGTGCTGGTAGCCTCAGATGAGCAGGGCGCATTGACGGCGTTGGGCGGGGTTGCGCCGGATGCGATCCTCGCCGATTACCACTTGGACCATGGCCTCACCGGTTGGGATGTCGTGCTTGCAGTGCGCGAACGCTTCAATGAGGCATTACCGGTGGTGATGATCACTGCCGACCGCAGCGATGAGTGCCGGCAGCTGTTGCACGGCTGTGGTGTCCCGGTGCTGAACAAGCCGGTCAAGCCCGGCAAGATGCGCTCGGTGCTCAGCCATCTACTCGCCGGCAACGGGACTGGTGGAGGACCGGATGCGGACTGA
- the ercA gene encoding alcohol dehydrogenase-like regulatory protein ErcA: MSPNISIQRKFVSPEIIFGAGCRHSVGNCAANFGARKVLLVSDPGVVQAGWVADVQASLERQNISHCLFTGVSPNPRCEEVMLGAELYRSEGCNVIVAVGGGSPMDCAKGIGIVAAHGRHIYEFEGVDTLRVPSPPLILIPTTAGTSADVSQFVIISNQQERMKFSIVSKAAVPDVSLIDPETTLSMDPFLSACTGIDALVHAIEAFVSTGNGPLTDPHALEAMRLINGNLAQMIANPADIVLREQIMLGSMQAGLAFSNAILGAVHAMSHSLGGYLDLPHGVCNAVLVEHVVAFNYEAAPDRYRKVAETLGIDSRGLNHRQVRERLVQHLIDLKQQIGFKETLGLHGVNISDIPFLSQHAMQDPCILTNPRSSTQRDVEVVYAEAL, encoded by the coding sequence ATGAGCCCGAACATCAGCATCCAGCGCAAATTCGTGTCCCCTGAAATAATCTTTGGAGCCGGCTGTCGCCACAGTGTTGGCAACTGCGCCGCGAATTTCGGTGCGCGAAAGGTGCTGTTGGTATCTGACCCCGGCGTAGTGCAGGCCGGCTGGGTGGCTGACGTACAGGCAAGTCTTGAAAGACAGAACATCAGTCATTGCCTGTTCACCGGGGTATCGCCCAACCCACGCTGCGAAGAGGTGATGCTCGGCGCCGAGCTTTACCGCAGCGAGGGCTGCAATGTGATCGTCGCCGTCGGTGGCGGCAGCCCGATGGACTGCGCCAAGGGTATCGGCATCGTCGCAGCTCATGGTCGTCATATTTACGAGTTCGAAGGCGTCGACACCCTTCGTGTGCCCAGTCCGCCGCTGATCCTGATCCCGACCACGGCGGGTACTTCGGCGGATGTCTCGCAGTTCGTGATCATTTCCAACCAGCAAGAGCGGATGAAGTTCTCCATCGTCAGCAAGGCGGCCGTACCGGATGTCTCGCTGATCGATCCGGAAACCACGCTGAGCATGGACCCGTTCCTCTCGGCCTGTACGGGTATCGACGCGCTGGTGCATGCCATCGAGGCGTTCGTTTCGACCGGTAACGGACCGCTGACCGACCCACACGCCCTGGAGGCAATGCGGTTGATCAACGGCAATCTGGCGCAAATGATCGCCAATCCCGCCGATATCGTCCTACGCGAACAGATCATGCTCGGCAGCATGCAGGCCGGGCTGGCGTTCTCCAACGCGATTCTCGGAGCCGTGCATGCGATGTCCCACAGCCTGGGCGGCTATCTCGACCTGCCGCATGGCGTATGCAACGCCGTCCTGGTTGAACACGTGGTTGCGTTCAACTATGAAGCCGCACCTGATCGCTATCGCAAGGTTGCCGAGACGCTGGGTATCGATTCGCGCGGGCTGAACCACAGGCAGGTCCGTGAACGACTGGTGCAGCACCTTATCGATCTCAAGCAGCAGATCGGCTTCAAGGAAACCCTTGGCTTGCACGGCGTGAACATTTCCGACATCCCGTTCCTCTCGCAGCATGCGATGCAGGACCCGTGCATCCTGACCAACCCACGCTCATCGACGCAGCGGGACGTCGAGGTCGTTTATGCCGAAGCCCTCTGA